CGAAAGATAGAGAAGCCATCGTTGACATCGAGAGCAACCAAAGCGAATGCCAAGAGGACCTGGGAAACGAGCAGGTGACAGATGACAAAAGTGTCAAGAACATGCTTAGATCACTAGGTTTAACCTTGAGTTTCAACGGGTTGGATGATGCTGAAAACAGCAGCGACATAGAATCGTTAGTTAACAATAAACTCGAAGGCGAAAAGAGGGAAAATATGCCACTTATAGGGAAGACACactcaaaagaaaaacaaaaggtTAAAAACTCAAAAAGGGCTTCTAAACCGCCCCGGCCCCGTAAAGGTCCATCTTTGAGTACAAGCGATTTGCGATTGGTTAAAGAGATTTCCGAGATGGTTATGAAGAAACGTGCAAGGATTGAACGGCTAAAATCTTTGAAGAAAGCGAGATCAGCTCGACTACAAACAGCACCTCCACCgtcatcatcagcatcatcataCATGAGTATTTTTGCTATGATGATCACTGTTCTCTTTCTCATTGTGATAATCCTCCAAGGTAAAATCAAAGAGTTGCTACTTCATACGCATATATAATATCGTTCATGTGACCATGGTTAACGATTGTGACAACGGTTGCAGGTTTTGGTTTTGGTTCGGGTACAAGAACTGGTCTAGGCTCAGGCCAGTTTGACTCCAAGATCCCCAAGTAGAACAAATATTTGGCTATGAGCCTAGGAacattgttt
This genomic stretch from Helianthus annuus cultivar XRQ/B chromosome 8, HanXRQr2.0-SUNRISE, whole genome shotgun sequence harbors:
- the LOC110873506 gene encoding uncharacterized protein LOC110873506 yields the protein MAKDREAIVDIESNQSECQEDLGNEQVTDDKSVKNMLRSLGLTLSFNGLDDAENSSDIESLVNNKLEGEKRENMPLIGKTHSKEKQKVKNSKRASKPPRPRKGPSLSTSDLRLVKEISEMVMKKRARIERLKSLKKARSARLQTAPPPSSSASSYMSIFAMMITVLFLIVIILQGFGFGSGTRTGLGSGQFDSKIPK